The Flavobacteriales bacterium DNA segment AATGATAATCATATAAAAAACTGACATGGGTCATAAATCAACTAAAACTATGAAGGCTATTCTAACATTTACCTTATCTCTTTTTATTGGACAAACCATTTCTTTTGCACAAGCAGAAATGGAGGTTATGGAACAAGAACATAAAGCAGAGGTCTTTTTAGAGCAAAACTTAATGGATTTCAATGCTAAATACCATTCTGCATTTATTGCTGCTTATCAAAAGTTTGAAAGTATCTTAGGTGAGAAAGAACAACAAAAAGACTACATCCAATATCAAACTAAGATTGATTTCAACGCTGGAAAGAATGAAACAATTCGTTCGAATGACCAAAGTTCTTTCTTTGTTGTCAATTTTGATTGTCAACAAGATGAGCTGATTGCCAGAGCAATGTACAACGATATTATTAAACGTATTTTAACAGTCTCACCTAAAGGTTTTACAAAATCATCAGCTAAACTTAATGGCAATGATATTACAACCATCAAATTCAATCCAAAAGAAACTGACAAATCTGCTCACCAACCTATCACTGAGGTTATATTAGACTATGAAAATTTAACGATCTCTATTCACCTTACTGCTCCAACCCAACAGTAAATGGAACAATCTAAAGAGGAGTTTTTATCCATTATTCGTAACGAAATTCAATCTATTTTTGAAGGAGAAGGATCTGGACACGATTGGTGGCATATTTATAGAGTGACTGAAACGGCAAAATCAATCGCTCGACAAGAACAAGCCAATATTTTCTTAGTTGAATTAGCTGCCCTACTCCATGACCTGGGTGATCATAAACTATTTGATGATTCACAAGAGAAATTAATAGGTGAATTATTGCAAAAACACCATTGCCCGAACAATCTTATAACAGAAGTATTAAACATTGTAAAGTCAGTTTCGTACAAAGGGGCCCATGTTAAAACGACTCCCTTAACACTTGAAGGTAAAATAGTACAAGACGCTGACCGCCTAGATGCTATAGGAGCTATTGGTATAGCAAGAGCTTTTGCATATGGAGGTCATCACAATCGACTGATGTATCACCCTGAACAAACTCCTGAATTACACGATAATTTTGAAAGCTATAAAAATAGTAAAGGCCATACCATTAACCATTTTTATGAGAAGCTACTTTTGTTAAAAGACAGAATGCAAACACAAACAGGAAAAGAATTAGCAAAAAAAAGACACCAATATATGGAGTCTTTTTTACAACAGTTTTACTTAGAGTGGAATGGGCAATTAGATTCAATCTAAAAAACTGGTCAGTGGGCTACTTGCTTTGGCTACAATATTTTGAGCTCCTAACTTCGCTTCGTAAGCCATTCTCCCAGCTTCAACAGCCATTTGAAAAGCTTTTGCCATTTGAACGGGATTATCCGATACTGCAATAGCTGTATTGACCAACACTGCATCGGCTCCAATTTCCATAGCATAGGCAGCATGAGATGGAGCCCCTATTCCTGCATCAACCACTACAGGAACTTTTGCTTGATCTATAATAATCTTTAAAAAATCAGCCGTCAATAATCCTTTATTACTTCCAATTGGAGAACCTAAAGGCATCACTGCAGCAGTTCCTACCTCTTCTAAACGCTTACATAAAACTGGATCAGCATGAATATAAGGCATCACAATAAAACCTTTTTTAACAAGCTCTTCAGTAGCTATCAATGTCTCAACAGGATCGGGCATTAAATATTTAGGATCTGGATGTATTTCTAGCTTAATAAAATTCGTTTCTAATGCTTCACGTGCTAATTCAGCAGCAAAAACAGCTTCTTTAGCATTTCTTACTCCAGAAGTATTCGGTAAAAGATTAATGCGTTCATGCTTCAAATGATTTAAAATGGAATCTTGTTCATTTTTCAATTCCACTCTTTTTAAAGCAACAGTTACTAACTCAGATTTTGAAGCTAAGAGTGCCTCTTCCATCACCTCAACAGAACTAAACTTTCCTGTACCTGTAAATAACCTTGAGTTAAAAACTTGATCTCCTATTTTTAAATGCTGCTCCATAACAATTGTATTCTAATACTTTTCACTAAAAAACCCGTTTAAATATTAAACGGGTTTTCAAAATTAAGATATAAATTCTTTATAATTATTTAGATTCCAAAAATTTATTCAAATCTTCTTTTGTTGAACTAAAATCAAAGTCTTTATTTACTAAGTAATAGTTATCTACATCATAAGTTCTACTATAAGCATATTTAGCAAATTCTAACTTTTTATCCTCAAAATCAAACACAGACATGATATCTCTAACTTGGCTAACTGTTATACATCTATTTTTTATTGCTTGTTTAGCAACATTCATTTTATCATCTGAAAAACTCTCATCTTCTATTGAGCTTTTAATGGATTGAACACTTGATTCTGGTATAGGACATCCTACCCCCCCTGTATAGCCACTTACATATACAACCGAACTCGTCATAGTTCCATCTGCTTGTGTATTAGAAGCTCCATAATCTACTCCAGAAGTAGAGGTAGTTGTAGTGGTCGTAGTGGTTGTAGTAGATGTAGATGAATAATCAGCACCATTGCTTGTAGATGTTGTCTCAATAGTTCCTGTTTCATTGACATTAA contains these protein-coding regions:
- a CDS encoding HD domain-containing protein, with product MEQSKEEFLSIIRNEIQSIFEGEGSGHDWWHIYRVTETAKSIARQEQANIFLVELAALLHDLGDHKLFDDSQEKLIGELLQKHHCPNNLITEVLNIVKSVSYKGAHVKTTPLTLEGKIVQDADRLDAIGAIGIARAFAYGGHHNRLMYHPEQTPELHDNFESYKNSKGHTINHFYEKLLLLKDRMQTQTGKELAKKRHQYMESFLQQFYLEWNGQLDSI
- a CDS encoding thiazole synthase, whose protein sequence is MEQHLKIGDQVFNSRLFTGTGKFSSVEVMEEALLASKSELVTVALKRVELKNEQDSILNHLKHERINLLPNTSGVRNAKEAVFAAELAREALETNFIKLEIHPDPKYLMPDPVETLIATEELVKKGFIVMPYIHADPVLCKRLEEVGTAAVMPLGSPIGSNKGLLTADFLKIIIDQAKVPVVVDAGIGAPSHAAYAMEIGADAVLVNTAIAVSDNPVQMAKAFQMAVEAGRMAYEAKLGAQNIVAKASSPLTSFLD